In Plasmodium vivax chromosome 14, whole genome shotgun sequence, the genomic window GTTGGATTCTACCTCCCGTATGTTAACGCCAGATATTGTTGGTGCAGAGCAGTACGAAGTGGCTAGAAATGTGCAGCAAATTCTACAGGATTATAAGTCCTTGCAAGATATCATCGCCATTTTAGGAATCGATGAGCTGTCAGAACAGGATAAGCTGACCGTCGCCCGGGCAAGGAAGGTTCAGAGGTTCCTGTCGCAACCCTTTGCCGTGGCCGAGGTGTTTACGGGCAAGCCGGGCAGGTTCGTCGAGTTGGAGGACACCATCAAGGGCTTTTCGGAGCTGCTCAAGGGCAACTGCGACGACCTGCCCGAAATGGCCTTCTACATGGTGGGCGGCCTGGAGGAGGTGCGCTCCAAGGCGGTGGAGATGGCCAAGCAGGTGTCCTGAAGGGCGGCATCGATGGAAGCAGCGATGGAAGCAGCGATGGCGCGAGGAGCGGCAGCAATGACGATGGCGATTTAGACAGCGATAGCGATAGCGAGTGCTAATGTTGCGTCCGTCTTGGTGTCGTCACCGTTCGGCACATAGCCGGCCACCCTTCCCTGCATCCACGCTTGCATGTATGCAAACATTCGTGTGGGGGAATCTCCCTACCGTGTTTACCTCCCACCAATCGTGCACGTCGCCGCTTCACCCACGTCGCCACGTTACCCCCTTTCCTcacccttttttccctcaaaaCGAAACCAAACCTTTCCATGTTTCAATTAAAGTTTAAAGCGGGTTACACATTTGCGTGGGGGGAAAGGAGACGTTACTAATCTCCCGTAAGTGTCCCCCCCCCTGATTGCACTTCATTTCATGTTCGCGAGCACACGCACTATCTGGTGAACGCGCCTACGTACAACGTCGAAGGGGAATACACCCTCGAAGGAACGGCTCCTCAACTGGGCAAGTAGTACCCGTTGAGCAACTCGTGGTTTTCCTTTATGTATTCGATCAGGTGCGTCTCCACCTTTTCCTTGATGAGGTCCGTCGTCGGGCCGTCTTCTAGGAGCAGCTGCTCGCGCACGTACTGCCGGAAGGACTCCGCGTCGTTGACGCCCTGCAGTGGGGGAAGTGGGGTAGCGCTTCTGTGCAGCGGTTCTGTGTAGCGCTTCTGTGTAGCGGTTCCGTATAGCGATTTCATATAGTGCTGCTGTGTGGCGCGCCCCTACCCGCAGCTGCGCGTGGATGGACTCCTTCACCAAGGGCAGGTGCATCAACTTCGTCTTCAGCTTTTCCCTAAACATCTGGAACCTGTGCTCCGGGAGAGATGccgaaaggggggggggtagTGCTATCTTACCTGCACGTGGGTCGCGTCAGGGGCGCACCCTCCCAGGTGCCGCCTCAGGGAGCAACAAAATCGCTGCCCATCTGATGCGCAGGTGGGGCCCTACTTGTAGTGAAAAATGgacttctccctctcctcACTCAGCAGGCTCAAAATGTCGTAGTGGGGGTCGCTCCTTATGTTTTTCAGAATCGCGTAGAAGTAGTTCATGGACATGTTGCACAGCTTGTGCAGGTTGTGGAAGTTCAGTTTTTGGCGCCCTGCGGGTGGGGGGTGAAGAGGAGCGGTAACAGAGGAGCGGTGAAGGGGGAGGTGCGTCTTCCTGTCGATTGGCGCCACTACACTCGGGGGAGAAGGGCCCTACCCAAGTAGGTGAACGAGTTTATGAGGTTCAGCGAATTCGTCGTGACCCTGCAGTAGTAGCCCTCCGTGCTGATGTTGCTGGCGACTTCGAAGTGCTTCACCTTGAAGCGCTCGCTCAGCTGCATGTCCCCTCGCACGCATATCTTTAGGGTGTCCGTCAAGAAGGCCTCGTTGTACACGTTTGTGGCGTTTACACGATTGATACTGCCCGAGTCGCCAACCTTGCCCGCACCGCGGATGCTGCCCTTCCCCACAGCGCAGGGGTCGTGGAACTTGCAGAGGTCCCCTGTGGGCGCTTGGAAATGGTATAAGTAAAAATCGCAGGGGAGGCAGCTGAAGTGGATAATGGGCTTCTCGAACACCTTCAGCGTTTTGTACAGATCCACAGGGTTGTCTGCGTCCCCCCCCTGGTAGGTATCGTCATCTCTGCCTCTTTCACCACGTTGGGTATTCCCTCCATTTGTGGATGCcccgaggggggaagaactaCCTCCTTGGGGCGCTTCCTTCGCGCTCTTCTTCGAGCCGGACAAATCGCAGGGCGAACGAACATTCTGCATGATAATGCGTAGAAACCTTTTGCTTACGAGTTTCCCAATTTCGCTGCCATTGTACTGCTCGTGGTTTAAGATGTTCCCTTTGCCGATTCGGTATCTGCTCGAAAATGCGCACAGCTCTCCGGCGCTGAAGATGAATTTGTCGTTCGTCTGTGTAAGAGAGgcgggggaagaaggggaaaaaaaaaaggggataaagACAAGTGGGTTTACACAGTGGAGGGCACAGATGAGCATCTGCCCTAGCTCTACTGGGGGAGCCTACTTGAAAATTGTGATTCACGCAGATGCGGTCGTTGTAGACGATGGAGGCCTTGTTGAGCACGTAGTGCAGGTGGTTGCTGATGTTGAACGCGTAGGAGCAGAGCATAACCCTGCAAGGAATCAGCACAGTATTTTTCGAAATAAACTTCTGAGCAGATGCGAACGTCGGATCGACCTTCCCATGTTTGCAAAAGCGAACCACGACGTGTTTCAACCTGTTCTGCTTGCTCTTCTTAATGGCAATGATCTCCCCCTGGATGATACGGATTTttagaaaatggaaaaggacaAACACTTTTTTTAGGACCTGCTTAACATTATCAGGCACGCAATTCTTATGGTAACAACTTTTCCTAATCGACTCATCAGAGATGATGTAATTTTGCTTTAGCTGTTCCTTCTGCTGGTAATAGAGCCTATGtttggttattttttcccttaaattatttttttccttttttcccctgcacTTGGCACATGTGTGTGGAGATATGATCAGCAGCTTGTACGCGTTCACTCCGTTCCTCAGGAAGAAGTTGACGACGCTCAGGACGTCCATGTTGTCGCTGTACACGACGATGTAGCTCACGCAGTTCTTCACAACGGTCATGTAGGTGCTGTTTGCGCCGAAGTATTTATCCAAGAAGGGGTCGCTGATGCTGAACAGCCCCTCCacgttttttctctcccccgtGTGCGCCTTAGCCGCGGTGTGCGCTTTGTGCGCTTTGTTTGCTTTGCCCGCCTTAACCGCTTTCCCCGCTTTGTCTGCCCCTTTtgaccccatttttttaccctcgCCCAGCTGAGACGGCGCGGCTCCCCCGATTAAACTCCCCCTCTGTAATGTGCCGTCTATTGGGGGACCCCTTTTCGTGGTGTTACCACCCTGCTGATCGGCGGCATCATCCTTCGTTTCGACCACTTCGAAAGCCACACCGCCCTTCGCCTCCCCCTTCGCCTCCCCCTCCGACTGACTCGTTTCACTCGTTTGTATGCAACTGGACGATAACGTTGAGTAGTCAGAGTggttctcctccccctcgtccGCTTTGCCCGATTCCCCCGTTGGGTGTTTCCCCCCGAGGGGTTCACCCCTCTGCTTGTGCAGCGTTTGGACATGCTTCTCCCCGACATGAAGCGTTCCTCCAATTTTCTCCCCTTTACGTGGCAACCCCGTGACGCCCCCCTCGCTGGAGTCGGAGCCGGAGCTGCTGGAggggtctccccccccgggaTGATGCACATTGCTTATCGCGTCTTTCCCTCCGCTCACTTTGGCGAAGCCACTTTTCGTGCCTTCGAAGAGTGCCCTACCCACATgttgcctcttccccctgcGAGGCGTGCCCCTCTCGAGGGATCGCCCCTTTGCGGGCCATTCACTCGCCTCGAACTTCTCGTAATCCTTCGCTTTGGTCAGAAAGTCAAAGCGCTCATTGGGGCAAGCGGAGCTCTTGTTCCTctcaataaaattaaagtttttttttttccccacttggtAGCTATTCAGTTGGAACGAGTAAGTGCTAACGTCTTCCTTATCAAAACAGATGAACAGgtaatcataaaaaataaattggctgttatttaattcaatttttttattctcccgatcgatattaaaaatattgtcgTGAATTATTTTGACCCTCTGTTTGACCATTAAATTTGATAGCCTTTTGTACATGGCTAGATTTTCCAGGCTCCATTTTCTGATGCTGTTGCAGATGTAATCGTCTGTCTCTTCTGCTCcagggggggttccctcCAGAAGTCTATTTCTATACGAGGTGACtataattatgttattaaaaaagaactCATTATTTGCCATCAGCTTGTATAGCACGCTGAGGCACACGTCGTTGATTCCCCAAAAGACAACGTTGTGGTCAATGTTGGTGAACTTTTTGAGGCACATTTGCTTCGTCATCACGaggtaaaatttttcatccCGTTCGTTCTTCGGCCTGTGGCTACCCACAGGGCTGTGACTCGCCTGCGCGCCCTGGGGGGGCTCCTTCAGCACGCTCACGCTGTTGTCCTTCATGAACAGAAATTTGAAGTGCTTGTAGACGTCGCTGTAGGTGTTGTCCCCCACGGAGATTTGGCACGAGCAGGCCTTCGTCATTCTaaggggtgaagaagcggagtGTGAGCGAAGGGGGTCATCCATACGAACGAGGTATTCCCCTATAAAAATGGTCTTGCCATATAAATACGGTATGACCGTATAAAGGGGATCAGGCAAACGTGGCCTGCCGGCAAAGGTGCCGCCTCCCCGCTCACCCCAAAACCTTGTGCACAATCCGCTTGTCGTAAAACTTGAAAATGATGATGgacaaaaagaaggagagcaGGAAGTGCCTCTCCTGTTGGTTCTCGTTCCTCAGGATGACGTCCTTAAAGTCGAAGGCCTTCAGCTTGTAGTAAAAGTCTATGTTGTTCAGGATGCGCCCCGCGGTCACGTTGATGGCTTTGCCCCCGCACCGCGTCACGAAGATGTAGTAGTTTTGGGAGCGGTAGAACTTGagctctgcgggggggggaagcaaaatgggggggagttACCGCTGTGTGGAtgcctctcccttttggaggcctctcccttttggagGCCTCTCCATTTGGACGCCTCTCCATTTCTGCGCGCTCCCTCTCACCTGAgggggcctcccccccctgggcaaGGGCCCGCCTGTGGAACTCCCGCAGAGACAAAATAGCCGCACTGATCGGCTCCTTCTCCTTGCCCTCCACGGCCTCCAGCAGCTTCTGCACATCCTCTATATCGCCCATCTTCATGTAGTCcgtgcagggggggaggaaaagggtGTACTTATTCAGCACATACAAGGACTCCAACgtgtttgtcttttttttcttctccacgCGGTTGAAGTAGTTTAGGATGAGGGGGATGCTCCCCCGCTCGTTGTTCGTGGCCACCAGGTAGTCCACTTCGTCGTAGTACTTCTCGATCTTCAGCAGCACGTCTTTGCAGTGGTGGTGGtactgcgggggggagttATGCATGTGAGGGGAAGTTAACCGTGCGGGAGTAGCTTCCCAATGTGTACGTGttggatgttttttttctgccctcCTGCCGCGATTCCGCCGCTCTCCTGCCGCCCCCACCTTGTcattcaaaatgaacaagttTAACGAAAAGGCGTTCTTGTCCTGGTCGCCCAAACTGCTCAGCCAGTCGATGTGCTTGTACTTGCAGATGAAGTAGTTTTTCTTGATGGCCACCAGCTCGTCCAGGTAGAgctgcgcggggggagaaggagagaGGTGGTGGGGGTGACGAAATGGAGACACTTCCACGGGGCGACACACATAACCGCAAAGGGAAGAGAACCCCCCGTGAAGCGCTCACCTTGAACGAGACGCAGTCAAACGGGGTCGACTCCTCCACGGTGATCAGCTCGTACAAGTCGAGAAAGAGAAACAGCAGGATGATTTCGTTCTGAGGTGGGAAGGGCACACCACAGGTGGTTACGAACGGGCCATACACATTGGGCGGGGTGCCGCTTATCCCGCGACGCGGTTTCCTCGCGTGTGCcgcgcccctcccccacctTTTTGAAGATCTCCGGGTAGATATTCTGCAGCAGGAGGAATATGTCGAAGTAGGACAGGTTCACCACCTCCTTGGAGCTCTTCCCCTGCTTTGTCGCGCCGCCACTGTCGCAGTTCAGCTTGATGatgttgattttttttgcatctgCGGGGAGAGAGAAGCACACCAAagtgggagaagcacaccagGGAGAGGCACACCAGGGAGAGGCACACCAGGGAGAGGCACACCAGGGAGAAGCGCACCAAAGTGGGAGAGGCACCAATCGGTTGCCGCTTTGCTCTCGCCCCTATGGATGCCCCCCCTCCTTACCGtgttctcccccctcgtCCGTCTTTATGCCcgccttcttcctccacaCCTTGTCGTAAATCTTTTTGTACGTCTTGTCTGTGTGGAAGTTGAAGTAGAGCATCTCGACCTTGTCGAAGTGGCTTTGGAATTTGGCGCTCACGCTGGCGATCTGCGTGGGGGTGGCATAGAAGTTTGGTAGAAGTGGATGAGAAGCGGGTGGAGAGGACATCCCCCGGCAACTGCACGTGGAGAGGGTATACCCCCCCAATTGCACATTGGGAGGATGCTGCCAAAGCGGGGTGCCACCACTTCCCCGCGTGCTTAGCCCATCCCTTCCTGCCTCATCTTCGCTACGCCTTTCCCATTTGTAGCTCCTCGCTCGCCTTACATCGGAGTAGCTTATGTGGGCACACAAGTTGATCAGCTTGTTCATCAGTGCAAAGTTGACGCTGCTGTTGGTTGGGTCCTTCGTGCAGTTTTCAAAGTCGTACTGCAGCTGcgttgggggggaggcgcgaATGAGAGGAAAGTCAGCCAGGGAGCTTCTCCTTTCGAAGGCCCTTCGTAAAAGAAGTGGGGATAGAGGAGCAATTCTTTAAATATGGCACACACAATAGgggtgccgcttcccccctctcaAGTGAAGAGACACACCTTGCTGTAGATATTCCTCAAGATCACCCTCGTGTCTAAATCCTTCTTGGCAAAGTACGCGGCGTACTCCTCCACGTCCTCCATCAAATGCTCCCGCAAATAGCCATAAATAACGTCCGCACCAATTTCGTGCTTCTTTTCCAAGTCGGCTTCACACTCGACGCGGATTTGGCTCAAAATGTATTGCTTAAATTGGATGAacaggtattttttttttttcttgttgaGGTTTTTCGCCCCCTCAGAGAAAGGAACCTATCAGGTgggaggaagagaagaagaagaagaagaagaaacagcACGGGTGTTGCCCAGCAAACAAACTTTTTCATCAGGataatgtatttttcccCTGTTAAGGTATTTTTCTCAACTGGGTGAGTTCCAAATGTggagtgcccccccttttttttttcccctcaaaCGAAGCAGAGGAGGTTGTTTCGATCGGAAGGCCTACCAAACAGGGGGCAACGTCCTGGAAAAACTCCCGTCGCAGCAGGTAGTTGTAGGCCTTCAAGTTGTACAGGTTGACGAGCACATTCACGTCtatgtttttctttagcCACGCAAATCCGATGATTTTCTTCTTATGGTTAAGTATGGAGAGGAGAATATCCTCCTCAGTTTTGCTCTCAATGAGGTTGTAAATGAGGTAGTGAGTTTCATCCCCTCCAGTTTGTTCTGAATACTTCCTGAGCAGTTGATGCAGATCGTATACATCCGAGCTGCTCGTCGGGCGTATGTAAATCTTACTAGCGTATGAGTATCTACAGAAAAGGACAATTCGGTCATATGGAAGCTCCTCCATTTGCAGGTGCTCCTTCACATCGATGTGTAGACACCTGCTCATCCTTTCGCAGGAGAAATGTTCCTcatcttttttccccaaaaagagtaaaataaaaacgataTCCTCAAAGGTGTAAAACACGTAGGAGCATAACTCGTCCAGGTAGTCCACATTCTTGCTGACCATTAAATTGATTATTAGGGAATTGTTTGGGGACAAATTTGACCCCACGGAATGCTCCTTTATGTGCAATGATACAGCCTGGTAGATATCACCCAGGGGTACCTGCTcgtgcgctttttttttgaaggaaCCTGCACATAGCTCATAGTCCAGGGAAACAATGCCTGCCACTTCGCTTCGCTGGTTAAAGACGGACAGGCAAATGGATGAGTACTGAATGGTGTTCACAATTTCGGCATAGGGGATGTGCCCACGCGCCGCCACAGCCGCCAGCTCCGCCGCTGCCCCTTTCACCGGCTTCTCATCCACCGCCGCGTTGTCAACCGCCTCCCCGCCGGAGCAGTACAAAACATGCGCCCCGATGTCCTTCCACTCCTCCTTCAGCCGGAACAGGTGCTTGtgtttgtaaaatttgaaggtgaattccattttgctctCACTTTCGCAGATGCGTctgcatgtacgtacgtcTGCGTACCTATGTGTGCATATTCTGCTGGGCACACATGCCGGCACGCGGGGACGCTCCACATGTGCAGTGATGCTACCACGTCGTTACTACCACGTCGTTAGTCTCCCCTCCATGTGGCTACaccgcaaagggggagaaattaTTCTCGCTTGATGGTGCGCTGCAGGGGTCCCTCgccagctttttttttttttttcccttttaccCTCACGGAGACAGCAAACTGGGCCATTTCCCGCACACCATTGCCAGGGCAGCGGCGAGCGGCAAGCGGCGCGATTCATCCTCTGCCCATTCCTCCAGGAGCCCACGCGAGTGTCCACATTCGACGTCCCACAAGAGTAGCCATCCCCTCGCACATTGCAGCTTATTTAGAGATGCACAGACAGGGGCGTGCGTTTATGGTGACGCCTCGGCGCGAAAAtgttcagcaaaaaaaaaaggggaaaaaaaagaaaaaaaaatgtaacgacaaaatggcaaaaaaacgTAACGACAAAATGGCACACAAAACAAACACTGCAGGGGGGTATTAAGCGAAGCAGCGTGGCCTTTCGGTAACGccgcttccctccccccttgcaTTTGACCCCTTCGCCGGGGAGCGCAGATGGGCAGAGAAGCTCTCTCGGGCGGGGACGCCCCCAAACGAAAAGAAGGCAGTACACACACGGTCAAGCGGATATGTGCACATGAATAAGTTTACACACAGCTGGAGACGCTCAAATGATGTGCTCGCATTGCGCGGCTGTCCATTGTGAATCCATGCAATCTCACCGCCCCAACACCGAGGGGAAAGATTCAAAGGGGGTGAATGCAAAACAAACAGGGGGTCATCCCACCTTCACCCTTTTCTGAGCGGCCTCCTCATTGTCAATCATCTCCTGCAGCTTCCTCTTGGTACTCTCCAAAGCGTTCGTATCGTCGCCCTCCAACATGCCCAATGGCTTGCTGCCGCTGCGCGAGtttctgcaaaaaaggggaggaagaggggaAGTAGGGGAAGGTTAACGGGGTGTGCCTTAAGGGGAGAGGAACGAAGGTAGCACCTCCCAACAGGTGATATTCACTAGGAAATCaccacacatgtgtgcacgGAGGTATATCTATGCGGGCACTCGTGCGAACTTACGAGAACAGGCTGAGGACGCTCCTCTTGATTCTTATCATTTCCCTGAAGGTGTGCTCGTTGCCGTGCAGCGCTTCGAATTCTCGCCAGtcctggggggaagaaaacggggggaggggaatgCGGTGAGGGGGGAGCAGAAACATGGCAGAGATAAATGAGCAGGGTTAACACAAAAGGGTCTACAACGGGTCAGCTCAGGAGACCACTACGGCGAGCCTAACCTGGTAAAACGACACGTGCGCAGACGGGTTGGTGAACTGCGCCGTGTAGATGTAAAGCGCCCGGACGCGCTCGTATTCGTTCAGCTTGTACTCCATGTCGATGTATAAGAGGCATATTTCGCGcgcctgcagggggggagaaggggaaatgaAATGGGCAGCGGGCATATGGGAGGAGCCGCGCAGAGAAGTGCAACGGATAGTGGCGCATCTGTCCGGGCAACCCTTACGTCGTCGTCCTTCAGCGTCTGGATGGCCTCTTCGAAGGCCTCCCTTGCCTTGTGCACTCCGTACGATTTAGAGACCTGCGCGTTggggaagtgaaaaacgCGTTGGGGAAGTGGGAAAGGCGTCGGGGAAGTGGGAAACGCGCGGGGTGAGTGGACGGGACACCCCCACATGGACGGGATTTCACACCTTCGAAATGAACAGCTTGTAGAACTTGACTTTGTCCGGGTCGGGCAGGAAGGGAATGGCCTCCTTGTAAATGGAGAGGGACCTCTTCAGAAACCCGTAGTTCTCCTCAAAGGCGGCGTACATAAGGAACACCGTTTTGGCAAACTCCTTCGGGATGAATGTGCTCTCATCCACTCCGTAAATGGCTTGTCTGTAGAGCTCACGCACGTAGAAAATGTTTTTGTCCCTGTAACGCTCCACATACTTGCTTATGTAGTGTACGTACACCGGGTACAAATAGGGGTAGTGGAAGATGGAAATGGCCTTCTCATACGTTTTGAAGCATTCGTAAAAGTACTTGTGCTCATAGAGGTAGTTGGCAAAGGAGAGGACCATCTTGACGGTGATGCTCTTCTTATGGTACAGCACATCAAACAGGTTTGTAGCCGTTTCGATGGTGCCATAATTTATTTCCAAATCTAGGACAAGGCAGGCTAATTTTACGTtattcaaaagggggaagtttTGATTGAGGTTTGCAACCTGGTCCTTTCGCATCGTCCTGCTGCTACTGCCACTGCTGCCACTGCCGCTGCTCAGATCGATGGCCAGGCGGGCTATGCGCAAGGCCTGCTTGGAATTTCCCTCAAGTAACTCCACCTCCATCCAGGAGCAGTACACACTGGAAATTTCATTTAACGTTTTGAAATTCTGGTCGCGGACGGCCCTATTAAACACGTTCACCGCTTTGTCATACTCACTTCTGTTGTAGTGGAAATAGGCGTAGCTGATGTACACGTCGCTCAGTCGGCCCGCGTAGTCCCCGTCTTCAAAGTGCTTCAAACACCTATTGTAGAGTTCCACCCGCTCCTCCGCCGTCTCCACCGCGTCTATCTTGCCCAGCCAGACGTAGACGTCCCTCTGGTTGTTCTTCAGCTTGATGTCCGCTATGAACGCCTTGCGCTTGTCCAGCAGGAAGTTTATTTTGTCCATGTAGAGCTCCACCACGGGGTCGTCCCCTGATTGGCGGTTGCGGCGGCGATGGCGGCTGTCTGCCTCGGTACCCCCCTCGTCATCACTTCcggtgccgcttccccccccctgcatcTTCAACTCGATGAGCACCTTCATCGTCTCGATGTATCCCTCGAAGAGCACCGCAAAATCGTTCACCGTGTAGCACTCCAAGATGCCCTCCTCATACGCATCCATGGCCTTGTTCCATCGACCCTCATACACGAAGCTATTCGCCAGCAACGTATAAATGGAGGTGACATTTTCATACCGCTTAAAGCTATCGAAGTTTTTCCTTAAAGTTATCAACACGTCATTGTCTAACCTTTTACGGGAGCTTATCAGTTGAAACATTTCCCGGTACAAGTCATATTTGGATTTGTCTCCCAGTTGAAGatgctcctcctcatcacAACTGAACATGTAGAAAAAGGTATTCAGGGCATGCTTAcacattttgtatttcaCGTAGTGGTTAAACAGATGGACAATCTGCTCCGGGTAAATCGTCACGTACCGCTTAACATATTCGTAGTTTATCAActtgctttttatttttttgctatacTTCAGCTGGTACTCCCAGAGGTCTTCATGTTGATTGAGGGAGATGTTCTGTAGGGCACGGTTAAAAATGAGCCTTATCTTCTGCACCTTCCTTTGGAGGAACAAAAACTGAATGTATAAAATGTAGATGGCCTTAAAGTGGTACATGTAGAGTAGGCACCGCTCGAACGCCTGATTCACGTCTTCGTACTCCTCCTTCTCGTCGTAGTAAATTGCGCTCAGCATTTCTATGCGGTCCTTCAGGTAGTGGTACCACAGCTTGAAGCTGAACGGGAAGTGCTTCAGAATCGTTTCGTAGATCCTGAACAGGTAGTGCTTGGCGCGCCGGCCATTCAGCACGGCGGAAGCGGTATTAGCGGTATTAGCCGTATTAGCGGCATCGTCAGCATCGCCAGCATCGGAATTAGCGGCATCACCACCGCTGTGGCCGTGGCCCCCCCTCGAGGCGTTCTCCAAGCAACCCTCCACGAGGTCCTTCTCCGTCTCCAGCACATTCCGATCGTCGTTCTTCATGTGCACGTCGTAGAAGTTCACCACGTACAGAGGCCCACCGCTCTGGAAGTTCTTCTGCTTAAACGTGTTGATGTACAGGAACAGGTACTGCGTCGACACGTTTTTCTGGTTGCTCTTTATGTCCGCCTCGATGTTCTTCACGTGCGCTTCGTCCTCAGCACACTGGGCGGTGCTGTCCCCCCAGTGGGGCGATGCATCTGTGCAGTGGCGCGTTTCCTCCGCGCAGTCCGCGTTGTACTCGTCCAGCAACTCGTCACAGTCGTAGAGCTCTCCGTACaactccatttttgcgccTGCTCcgttttttacttcttcttctcctttttgcccGGCACCCCTGCTGTTGCGCCTCTTCACCCTTTGGCGTAGCAGCCCAGTGACGCGTCAGCCGATTGCTCGTCTTCGTAGCTCTGAGCACTTCGGTCCGATGCGTCCCTGCAGGGCAACCACAAACTTGTGCGCTTCTAATAAGGTTACTACTTAGGTTTGCTTTCACCGGTAAAAAGTTTTTGAGACTTTATTCcttccttattttttggggggcgGTAGGGGGCCCTTCAAATGGCGTTCCTCGAATGGGCAGCGGAACGGAACGGGCGTGGCGGTCTCGCACGGTTGTTTGGCCGCCAGGTTAGGATATCCCTTCAGTGGCGAGGCTATCTCGAGACTGTATAGGCTATTCACCCTACTGACGAAGTGGTCACCATCGCCGCTATCGCCGCTGCCACCACACGGTGTCCCCCCTGTGCGCGCTTCTTCTCAGCTGATGCGCCCCCGAACGTCGCTCCCTTTTCATTGTGGCGGAATTGCTCCCACGGGCACTTCGTCGCCTTTCGCGTCAGCGAAGTGGAGGTACCTTTGCTAGCTTAGCTTAGCTTACCTTACCTTACCTTGGCGTAGCTTGCCCTATCTCGGCGTATCTCACCCTATACcgttttcctttcttttcctttcttttcctttcttttcttttgcttttttttttcttttttttttttttttttccgccaccCGCTCCTCACGTTCCCCCTCAAAATGCCATTCTCACATCGCGCAGTATGAGCACCGATCGGGCACTTGCGGCCAATTCGCCCTTTgcaaaatttcaaaaaagaagaaaaaaaaaaaaaaaaaaaaaaacgaacaaactGGGAGATGCGTCAAAAGAGCGggtaaaaagaagaaaaaaaaaaaatgactcccACTGCCGCATCATTAGCAGCTCATCTCCTCTCTACTTCGGAGCGGTAGCCGAGTGCCAACACACGCGAGCGCGCATTCGAGTAGGGAAAGGTAAAAAGCCAATTGGCGCTTCGCATAGGTACACTGGTGCGGGCGAACGTGTGCATGTGTATGGGTGAAAGTGTAGCTCGTGCTTACGTGCGCAGTTGTGGCGGTTGAGAAGTGGCCCTCAAGAAGTCACTCCCCGCgttgctccccccctgtgccgcttccccctccccttggCAACCATGGCGGACGCGCTGTACAACGACTACAAGAACAACTGCCAGGAGTACATCAAGACGGTGTCCTACACGGAGAAGATCCTCCAGGACAACAGCTCAGATAAGCACAAGCTGCTGAACATCTACGAGAAGGCCATCAAAAG contains:
- a CDS encoding hypothetical protein, conserved (encoded by transcript PVX_100745A) is translated as MELYGELYDCDELLDEYNADCAEETRHCTDASPHWGDSTAQCAEDEAHVKNIEADIKSNQKNVSTQYLFLYINTFKQKNFQSGGPLYVVNFYDVHMKNDDRNVLETEKDLVEGCLENASRGGHGHSGGDAANSDAGDADDAANTANTANTASAVLNGRRAKHYLFRIYETILKHFPFSFKLWYHYLKDRIEMLSAIYYDEKEEYEDVNQAFERCLLYMYHFKAIYILYIQFLFLQRKVQKIRLIFNRALQNISLNQHEDLWEYQLKYSKKIKSKLINYEYVKRYVTIYPEQIVHLFNHYVKYKMCKHALNTFFYMFSCDEEEHLQLGDKSKYDLYREMFQLISSRKRLDNDVLITLRKNFDSFKRYENVTSIYTLLANSFVYEGRWNKAMDAYEEGILECYTVNDFAVLFEGYIETMKVLIELKMQGGGSGTGSDDEGGTEADSRHRRRNRQSGDDPVVELYMDKINFLLDKRKAFIADIKLKNNQRDVYVWLGKIDAVETAEERVELYNRCLKHFEDGDYAGRLSDVYISYAYFHYNRSEYDKAVNVFNRAVRDQNFKTLNEISSVYCSWMEVELLEGNSKQALRIARLAIDLSSGSGSSGSSSRTMRKDQVANLNQNFPLLNNVKLACLVLDLEINYGTIETATNLFDVLYHKKSITVKMVLSFANYLYEHKYFYECFKTYEKAISIFHYPYLYPVYVHYISKYVERYRDKNIFYVRELYRQAIYGVDESTFIPKEFAKTVFLMYAAFEENYGFLKRSLSIYKEAIPFLPDPDKVKFYKLFISKVSKSYGVHKAREAFEEAIQTLKDDDAREICLLYIDMEYKLNEYERVRALYIYTAQFTNPSAHVSFYQDWREFEALHGNEHTFREMIRIKRSVLSLFSNSRSGSKPLGMLEGDDTNALESTKRKLQEMIDNEEAAQKRVKVG